A region from the Spirochaeta thermophila DSM 6192 genome encodes:
- a CDS encoding FHA domain-containing protein, whose amino-acid sequence MGDDTIIGSSPVGKRLGSIQKREKNYCLIFGNKRLPIVTKITIGRASDNDVVIDNKLASRYHAFIQKVKNEYFLKDLNSTNGTYLNGVRIPPDKYLKLAPGDVVTIGKTNLIVM is encoded by the coding sequence ATGGGGGATGATACCATCATCGGTTCCAGCCCGGTGGGCAAGCGGCTGGGGTCCATCCAGAAGCGCGAGAAGAACTACTGCCTCATCTTCGGCAACAAACGGCTCCCGATCGTGACCAAGATCACGATAGGCCGCGCCTCGGACAACGATGTGGTGATCGACAACAAGCTCGCGAGCAGGTATCACGCCTTCATACAGAAAGTCAAGAACGAGTACTTCCTCAAGGATCTCAACAGTACGAACGGCACCTATCTCAATGGGGTCCGCATTCCCCCTGACAAGTACTTGAAGCTCGCACCGGGGGACGTGGTGACCATCGGCAAGACGAATCTCATCGTGATGTGA
- a CDS encoding ATP-binding protein translates to MIMPHYLRIGEKKLSRIRLTIHPGATVTEVFSLLRKVEIVGLPHASQTIIYAVLELVSNSLRALSKKVDPAPVYVTLAFKDGSFTAEVRDEAGGFDPSTLPYDIDLPVDRIDIESKAFQAYREANGNRHFGLGLYIAKKVFDRLEIHFFDGSGNEVPWDAQEKHGTLIRGSIAIGAPHGAERREAESTSR, encoded by the coding sequence ATGATTATGCCACACTATCTGCGGATTGGCGAGAAAAAACTCTCCCGGATCCGACTCACGATTCATCCGGGGGCCACGGTCACGGAAGTCTTCTCCCTCCTCAGGAAAGTGGAGATAGTCGGACTCCCGCACGCCTCTCAGACCATCATCTACGCCGTACTCGAGCTTGTGAGCAACTCCCTCAGGGCGCTCTCGAAGAAGGTCGACCCTGCACCTGTGTACGTGACCCTCGCCTTCAAGGACGGCTCCTTCACCGCAGAGGTACGGGACGAGGCAGGAGGCTTCGATCCCTCCACCCTTCCCTACGACATCGATCTACCGGTGGACAGGATCGACATCGAGAGCAAGGCCTTCCAGGCCTACCGGGAGGCGAACGGCAACCGACATTTCGGCCTGGGCCTCTATATCGCAAAGAAGGTCTTCGACAGACTGGAAATCCACTTCTTCGACGGCAGCGGGAACGAAGTGCCCTGGGATGCTCAGGAGAAACACGGGACCCTCATCCGGGGAAGCATCGCTATAGGAGCCCCTCATGGAGCAGAGAGAAGAGAAGCGGAAAGTACCTCGCGATAA
- a CDS encoding 3-deoxy-7-phosphoheptulonate synthase, which translates to MVTRISQQAENLHIHAFEPLISPRELKEALPLTEKALTTVVEARKTIVNILTTQDPRPIGLVGPCSIHDPVAALDYARRLAALREKVKDRLFLVMRVYFEKPRTSVGWRGFIFDPHLDGSGDIAYGLREARRLLLEINEMGLPAGSELLDSIVPQYIADLISWASIGARTTESQTHRDMASGLSMPVGFKNSTDGSIDNAINALKASRHPHSFLGIDQEGRTCIVRTTGNPHGHIILRGGRQGPNYYEEFVEEAEARMREEGFGPAIMIDCSHANSGKRFVRQERVFRAFLDQRLSGRTSLIGFMLESNIHEGCQKIPEDLSQLKYGVSITDECIGWEKTEELILEAYHRLGG; encoded by the coding sequence ATGGTGACCCGCATCTCACAGCAGGCTGAAAACCTTCACATCCATGCCTTTGAGCCCCTCATCTCGCCCAGGGAGCTCAAGGAGGCCCTTCCCCTCACAGAGAAGGCCCTCACCACGGTGGTGGAGGCGAGGAAGACCATTGTGAACATCCTCACCACGCAGGATCCCCGTCCCATAGGCCTGGTTGGACCCTGTTCCATCCACGACCCCGTGGCGGCCCTGGACTACGCACGGCGGCTCGCTGCGCTCCGCGAGAAGGTCAAGGACAGGCTCTTCCTCGTGATGCGGGTCTACTTCGAGAAACCGCGTACCTCGGTAGGGTGGCGTGGGTTCATCTTCGATCCCCACCTCGATGGCTCGGGCGACATCGCCTACGGCCTCAGGGAGGCGAGGAGGCTCCTTCTCGAGATCAACGAAATGGGGCTCCCTGCGGGCTCCGAGCTCCTCGATTCCATCGTGCCCCAGTACATCGCCGACCTCATCTCCTGGGCCTCCATCGGGGCGCGCACCACCGAGTCGCAGACCCACCGCGACATGGCGAGCGGGCTCTCCATGCCGGTGGGGTTCAAGAACAGTACGGACGGCAGCATCGACAACGCCATCAATGCCCTCAAGGCGAGCAGGCACCCCCACAGCTTCCTGGGCATCGACCAGGAGGGGCGCACCTGCATCGTCCGCACCACGGGCAATCCACACGGGCACATCATCCTTCGAGGAGGAAGACAGGGTCCCAACTACTACGAGGAGTTCGTGGAAGAGGCCGAGGCCCGCATGCGGGAGGAAGGCTTCGGCCCGGCCATCATGATAGATTGCAGTCACGCCAATTCGGGCAAGCGGTTCGTGCGGCAGGAGCGGGTCTTCAGGGCCTTTCTCGACCAGCGCCTCTCCGGACGCACCTCGCTCATCGGGTTTATGCTGGAGAGCAATATCCACGAGGGGTGCCAGAAGATCCCCGAAGACCTCTCGCAGCTTAAGTACGGTGTCTCGATTACCGACGAGTGCATAGGGTGGGAGAAGACCGAGGAGCTCATCCTGGAGGCCTACCACCGCCTGGGAGGGTGA
- a CDS encoding arsenate reductase family protein codes for MNIIIYGTRKCRNTQKALRFFKERRIPVQFFDLTERPFSPGEARKIAQALGDDVIDTESRLYRERLAFMEVSPEELLLEYPGAVRTPVVREGARITAGYVPEVWSSWLA; via the coding sequence GTGAACATCATTATCTACGGTACCAGAAAGTGCAGGAACACGCAGAAGGCCCTCCGCTTCTTCAAGGAGCGCCGCATCCCGGTGCAGTTCTTCGATCTCACCGAACGGCCCTTCAGCCCGGGCGAGGCGAGGAAGATCGCCCAGGCCCTGGGGGATGACGTGATCGACACCGAGTCACGGCTCTACCGTGAGCGCCTCGCCTTCATGGAGGTCTCCCCCGAGGAGCTCCTCCTCGAGTACCCCGGTGCCGTTCGGACCCCCGTCGTGCGGGAAGGTGCGCGCATCACCGCGGGCTATGTACCCGAGGTGTGGTCGTCCTGGCTCGCCTAG
- the nrdD gene encoding thioredoxin family protein — protein MDVSARLAEIDREIESLKARLAEVKGRETEIYTRIVGYYRSLKNWNKGKKEEYRHRKTFEVGLSFDTFRTRERREADEILYFYRKACPYCPAMRQALEEAGISYRAVDVDTAEGQSLAERYGVLGTPTVLLLDGKGKEVGRTTSPEELKDLLKGAAAVA, from the coding sequence ATGGACGTGAGCGCACGACTTGCAGAGATCGATCGGGAGATCGAATCCCTCAAGGCCAGGCTGGCCGAGGTGAAAGGAAGGGAGACCGAGATCTACACCCGGATCGTCGGCTACTACCGCTCGCTCAAGAACTGGAACAAAGGCAAGAAGGAAGAGTACCGTCACAGGAAGACCTTCGAAGTGGGGCTGTCCTTCGACACCTTCAGGACGCGGGAGCGGAGGGAAGCCGACGAGATCCTCTACTTCTACCGGAAGGCGTGCCCCTACTGTCCTGCCATGAGGCAGGCCCTCGAGGAGGCGGGGATCTCCTACCGGGCCGTAGACGTGGACACGGCCGAGGGACAAAGCCTCGCGGAGCGATACGGCGTGCTCGGCACTCCCACGGTGCTCCTCCTCGACGGCAAGGGGAAGGAGGTGGGCCGTACCACCTCGCCTGAGGAGCTCAAGGATCTCCTCAAGGGCGCGGCTGCCGTGGCATGA
- a CDS encoding RHS repeat-associated core domain-containing protein, with product MRYRYAGKEWDEESGLYYFGARYYRAEVGLHLKS from the coding sequence GTGCGGTACCGGTATGCGGGCAAGGAGTGGGACGAAGAGAGCGGGCTGTACTACTTTGGCGCGCGGTACTACCGGGCCGAGGTGGGCCTGCACCTTAAGTCCTGA
- a CDS encoding anaerobic ribonucleoside-triphosphate reductase activating protein, giving the protein MSKAIRLGLVKTSLIDFPGMLSAVLFTGGCNLRCPYCHNPELVEGDPEDFLPWEEIRAFLTRRRGILKGVVFTGGEPLLKGFLPSLIEEVRGMGYACKLDTNGTLPQRLEEVLPLLDYVAVDFKTAPDLYHRVGGDTTGGEKVKESLGLVAQQGIPHEVRVTACPPIVDREVFSRMLEDLPEGIDHVVVAGFRPSVTLDPAYRGVAPYPPKELEEWKHLCEERGIRCSLRFHTPHEDDPL; this is encoded by the coding sequence ATGAGCAAGGCGATCAGACTGGGGCTCGTGAAGACGAGCCTCATCGACTTTCCTGGCATGCTCAGCGCGGTCCTCTTCACGGGGGGGTGTAACCTCAGGTGCCCCTACTGCCACAATCCCGAATTGGTAGAGGGAGACCCCGAGGACTTCCTCCCGTGGGAGGAGATCCGCGCATTCCTCACACGGAGACGCGGGATACTCAAGGGCGTGGTCTTCACCGGGGGGGAGCCGCTGCTCAAGGGGTTCCTCCCCTCCCTCATCGAGGAGGTGCGGGGGATGGGGTACGCCTGCAAGCTCGACACGAACGGGACCCTTCCTCAACGGCTCGAGGAGGTGCTTCCCCTTCTCGACTACGTTGCGGTGGACTTCAAGACCGCGCCCGATCTCTACCACAGGGTGGGAGGCGACACGACCGGTGGAGAGAAGGTGAAGGAGTCGCTCGGGCTCGTGGCGCAGCAGGGGATTCCCCATGAGGTACGGGTGACCGCCTGCCCCCCCATCGTGGACAGGGAGGTCTTTTCCCGGATGCTGGAGGACCTGCCGGAGGGGATCGACCACGTGGTGGTGGCAGGTTTCAGGCCCTCGGTGACCCTCGATCCCGCCTATAGGGGGGTTGCGCCGTACCCGCCGAAGGAACTTGAGGAGTGGAAGCATCTCTGCGAAGAGAGGGGCATCCGTTGTTCCCTCCGGTTCCACACCCCTCACGAGGACGATCCCCTGTAA
- a CDS encoding RHS repeat-associated core domain-containing protein, with product MEWRWAHDEWAGRPEVRYRYAGKEWDEESGLYYFGARYYRAEVGLWLSPDPEGVRLVSPWRTALPGVGTALPRRPYGTGTAATTPYGTWIRMGGRIGRR from the coding sequence GTGGAGTGGCGGTGGGCGCACGACGAGTGGGCGGGACGGCCCGAGGTGCGGTACCGGTATGCGGGCAAGGAGTGGGACGAAGAGAGCGGGCTGTACTACTTTGGCGCGCGGTACTACCGGGCCGAGGTGGGCCTGTGGCTGAGCCCTGATCCGGAGGGAGTGCGGCTCGTCTCCCCATGGAGGACGGCGCTCCCCGGAGTGGGTACAGCCTTGCCGAGGCGACCATATGGTACGGGTACTGCAGCTACAACCCCTTACGGTACGTGGATCCGGATGGGAGGGCGGATTGGGCGAAGATAG
- a CDS encoding DUF6973 domain-containing protein → MDPDGREQSYLYDILGINEEQREALKLLGPIGILRARAIVDERLEAAQKYAHERRLGPPVDNEADAYRHFTWNVKNVEVFGVEKAKTIADNHEKYSAEGFGGSRRSLMDLWNNSVGRQLAALFPGVSEESLWEAAVNAGVVVLTPDDPRLDEWSSSSEWQGEVSMTEEQKRAVEKHLEQSGGGGDESCE, encoded by the coding sequence GTGGATCCGGATGGGAGGGAGCAATCATATCTATATGATATTTTAGGAATTAACGAAGAGCAGCGAGAAGCACTGAAATTGTTAGGTCCTATAGGGATTTTGCGGGCACGAGCCATTGTTGATGAACGGCTAGAAGCAGCTCAAAAATATGCCCATGAAAGGCGTCTAGGACCTCCTGTAGACAATGAAGCAGATGCTTATAGACATTTTACATGGAATGTGAAAAATGTTGAAGTGTTTGGTGTGGAAAAGGCAAAAACTATAGCGGATAATCATGAGAAGTATTCAGCTGAAGGTTTTGGAGGTTCTCGTAGGTCTCTCATGGATTTATGGAATAACAGCGTAGGGAGACAACTTGCCGCGCTCTTCCCTGGAGTGAGTGAGGAATCTTTATGGGAAGCGGCGGTGAACGCGGGAGTGGTGGTCCTTACCCCTGACGATCCGCGTTTGGATGAGTGGAGTTCCTCTTCTGAGTGGCAGGGAGAAGTCAGCATGACAGAGGAGCAAAAGAGAGCGGTAGAAAAACACCTAGAGCAATCAGGAGGAGGAGGAGATGAATCATGTGAGTAA
- a CDS encoding tetratricopeptide repeat protein, with the protein MFLNIYLYHGKMARRIGRRPVLEFYDELRRRLVEVWPGCEFVEHGDLWRLSLPPQHSREDVLALLSSLFALKEFVEDRSHLHHGVAFLLEDGGSGSGRTHEEIPLGGGCLWSTEGVYRLLVRHVRAKREEDLWLLTELRGYTPSSVEFPFSRMPLSRGQCRALGRCLHILRRGGVCHLRAHPADLLDWTLVWRLERRGWTVLPQSFHSGRMLTAESLLSGLLRLLISRVEEGDLPKGYVGEMLRRVRYEDILVDIPLRALYHACTHLMDLLRRRGRKVVVLVASEGGEEEEPILVRLLEWSRERGIGWVWVSSTSPPAWLKDRTVSVVAPGLTPRDRERFFRERGVDPLRGAGRWHRFELYARNLVREDEGTGPLESFLMGLSPKERRLLLLHELCFPVLGEERIKDWASRWDITPLEVEEMRSWLQEYGVLYPGSPSSPRYAGVSSSGDEVREMVAHLSMELRRLGHSVPWFWFPHLQGEERDSFVWNLYRGWLRGDSMVRDAREGGPLSTRLREEERRGLLLLSRMMYALEEEERGEGDRVVTLYEKETPFSSPFREFLDLHVVRYLRGTDPPRALSLVKDLIFRLQNGRPSSFLRIVAYLELTLAIAARGTLRDAEEYLHLAVHLGEKDQATGLLASLVESTLWWLEGSYTRTLLSLTTALDGAVGIDLPEVRAALGFVLGRTHVEFGEYEKALEVFDATHGYFQSVLSSRALRVFKKWKARCLFFLDRSEEADRILRELPEDEEARLFRIEAAARAGDTGRIMELLSLPPEDVRKYPEVKEDLLPWWYTGFGLIEERVFYQQPRERVPRMLTRVLELYARGMEGDMSAVEAFSEIIRHAHLRKGDPYTHLYHLWYGEILLDLERRGLSYQQDHPLTILGKGVKLLQVRASRIENATQKRHYLYRNYWNGRLMELARRHKLVY; encoded by the coding sequence GTGTTTCTCAACATCTATCTCTACCATGGGAAGATGGCCCGACGGATCGGGCGGAGGCCGGTGTTGGAGTTCTATGACGAGCTTCGCAGGCGGCTTGTGGAGGTATGGCCGGGTTGCGAGTTCGTGGAGCACGGTGACCTGTGGCGCCTCTCCCTCCCCCCCCAGCACTCGAGGGAGGACGTGCTCGCGCTTCTCTCCTCGCTTTTCGCTCTCAAGGAGTTCGTGGAGGACCGTTCACACCTCCATCACGGAGTCGCCTTTCTCCTCGAGGATGGCGGATCCGGAAGCGGCCGGACGCACGAGGAGATCCCCCTCGGAGGCGGCTGCCTCTGGAGCACGGAGGGGGTCTACCGTCTCCTCGTCCGACATGTACGGGCGAAACGGGAGGAGGACCTGTGGCTCCTCACGGAACTGAGGGGCTATACCCCTTCCTCGGTCGAGTTCCCGTTCTCCCGGATGCCTCTTTCCCGGGGACAGTGCAGGGCCCTCGGCCGCTGCCTGCACATACTACGCCGGGGGGGCGTCTGCCACCTTAGGGCGCATCCGGCGGATCTCCTCGACTGGACCCTTGTCTGGCGTCTCGAGCGGAGAGGGTGGACCGTCCTGCCGCAGTCCTTCCACTCAGGACGCATGCTCACCGCGGAATCCCTTCTCTCGGGTCTCCTCCGTCTCCTCATCTCCCGCGTGGAGGAGGGTGACCTCCCGAAAGGGTATGTAGGGGAGATGCTTCGAAGGGTCCGCTATGAAGACATCCTCGTCGACATCCCGCTCCGTGCACTCTACCATGCATGCACGCATCTCATGGATCTCCTCCGGCGCAGAGGACGGAAGGTGGTCGTGCTGGTCGCCTCGGAAGGGGGAGAAGAGGAGGAGCCCATCCTCGTGCGCCTCCTCGAGTGGAGCAGGGAGAGGGGGATCGGCTGGGTGTGGGTCTCATCCACCTCCCCTCCCGCGTGGCTGAAGGACAGAACGGTTTCCGTGGTGGCGCCTGGCCTCACCCCCCGGGACAGAGAGAGGTTCTTCCGGGAGAGAGGAGTCGATCCCCTCCGAGGAGCAGGAAGGTGGCACCGATTCGAACTCTACGCCCGGAACCTCGTGCGGGAGGACGAGGGCACTGGTCCCCTGGAAAGCTTCCTCATGGGACTCTCTCCGAAGGAGAGGAGACTCCTGTTGCTCCATGAGCTGTGTTTCCCCGTGCTGGGAGAGGAACGCATCAAGGACTGGGCCTCGAGATGGGATATCACGCCGCTCGAGGTGGAAGAGATGAGGAGCTGGCTGCAGGAGTATGGGGTGCTCTATCCGGGATCTCCTTCCTCCCCTCGGTATGCAGGAGTTTCCTCCTCCGGCGACGAGGTGCGGGAGATGGTCGCGCACCTCTCGATGGAACTCAGAAGGCTGGGGCATTCCGTCCCCTGGTTCTGGTTTCCCCATCTCCAGGGGGAGGAGCGGGATTCCTTCGTCTGGAACCTGTATCGGGGGTGGCTCCGGGGCGATAGCATGGTGAGGGATGCGAGAGAGGGAGGGCCCCTCTCCACACGGCTCCGAGAGGAGGAACGACGTGGGCTCCTCCTCCTTTCGAGGATGATGTATGCGCTCGAGGAAGAGGAGAGGGGGGAAGGGGACAGGGTGGTGACGTTGTACGAAAAGGAGACACCGTTCTCCTCGCCTTTCAGAGAGTTCCTCGATCTCCACGTGGTGCGGTATCTCCGGGGAACCGATCCTCCCCGAGCCCTCTCCCTTGTGAAGGACCTCATCTTCCGGCTCCAGAACGGTCGTCCTTCCTCGTTCCTCAGGATCGTCGCCTATCTCGAGCTCACCCTCGCCATCGCTGCGAGAGGCACCCTCAGGGATGCGGAGGAGTATCTCCACCTCGCGGTGCACCTCGGAGAGAAGGATCAGGCCACCGGGCTCCTGGCGTCGCTCGTGGAATCCACCCTGTGGTGGCTCGAGGGGAGCTATACCAGGACGCTCCTCTCCCTCACCACGGCCCTGGACGGTGCGGTGGGGATCGACCTGCCCGAGGTGAGGGCCGCCCTCGGATTCGTGCTCGGCCGGACCCACGTGGAGTTCGGTGAGTACGAGAAGGCCCTCGAGGTCTTCGACGCTACGCACGGATATTTCCAGTCCGTGCTCTCTTCAAGGGCCCTGCGGGTATTCAAGAAGTGGAAGGCCCGTTGTCTCTTCTTCCTCGACCGGTCGGAAGAGGCGGACCGCATCCTTCGGGAACTCCCTGAAGACGAGGAGGCGAGGTTGTTCCGTATAGAGGCCGCGGCCCGCGCAGGGGACACGGGAAGGATCATGGAACTCCTCTCCCTTCCGCCCGAGGATGTGAGGAAGTATCCGGAGGTAAAGGAGGACCTGCTTCCGTGGTGGTACACGGGCTTCGGGCTCATAGAAGAGCGGGTCTTCTATCAGCAGCCGAGGGAACGAGTCCCCAGGATGCTCACCCGGGTCCTGGAGCTCTACGCCCGGGGCATGGAGGGGGACATGTCCGCGGTGGAAGCCTTCTCGGAGATCATCCGCCACGCCCATCTTCGCAAGGGCGATCCCTATACCCATCTCTACCACCTCTGGTACGGCGAGATCCTCCTCGACCTCGAGAGGAGGGGACTCTCCTATCAACAGGATCATCCCCTCACCATCCTTGGGAAAGGGGTGAAGCTCCTCCAGGTGAGGGCGAGCAGGATAGAGAACGCCACCCAGAAGCGGCACTACCTCTACAGGAACTACTGGAACGGAAGGCTCATGGAACTCGCGCGCCGCCACAAGCTCGTCTATTGA
- a CDS encoding ribonucleoside triphosphate reductase, whose product MEHEVSSRREAPAKYVVKRDGQIEFYDRSRITRAVLKAIESVRGEKDKPLAEHLTDLVEEKLRALMRDRHPNSAPAIEEIQDLVETVLIEERQVDLAKAYILYRAQHSIMRDTRKLMLDISAIMDGYLSQSDWRVNENANVNYSLGGLILHNSGSITANYWLKKVYPPEIAEAHINGDFHIHDLSMFSGYCAGWSLRQLIEEGLGGVEGKVSSKPAKHLFTLVQQIVNFLGIMQNEWAGAQAFSSFDTYLAPFVKVDRLGYEEVKQAVQSFVFGVNTPSRWGSQAPFTNITLDWVVPEDLKDMPAIVGGKPQDFTYGECQEEMDMINRAFLEVMLEGDANGRGFAYPIPTYNITRDFDWDSENAALLFDMTGKYGTPYFQNFINSDLKPGDVRSMCCRLQLDKRELRKRGGGLFGSDEFTGSIGVVTINLPRIGYLSDSRTEFFRRLNHLMDLAAESLTIKRKVITRLLEAGLFPYTKRYLKHFNNHFSTIGLVGMNECLLNFMGKDITTPEGRAFALEVLQHMRRRLQDYQEDTGDLFNLEATPAESTSYRLARHDKEHYPDIITAGEEEPYYTNSTQLPVDYTADIFDALDLQEELQIQYTGGTVFHAFVGEAIDDWRVVRDLVKAIAGTYRIPYFTITPTFSVCPVHGYLKGEVRYCPHCEREERERILARIQELEQEKGRLQAAL is encoded by the coding sequence ATGGAACATGAGGTGTCGTCCCGGCGGGAAGCGCCGGCAAAGTATGTGGTGAAACGGGACGGACAGATCGAATTCTACGATAGGTCGCGTATCACGCGTGCCGTGCTCAAGGCCATTGAGAGCGTGAGGGGGGAGAAGGACAAACCCCTCGCCGAGCACCTCACCGATCTGGTAGAGGAGAAGCTTCGCGCGCTCATGAGGGATCGGCACCCCAACTCGGCCCCGGCCATCGAGGAGATACAGGACCTGGTCGAGACCGTGCTCATCGAGGAGCGCCAGGTGGACCTCGCTAAGGCCTACATCCTCTACCGGGCCCAGCACAGTATCATGCGGGATACCCGCAAGCTCATGCTCGACATCTCCGCCATCATGGACGGCTACCTCTCCCAGAGCGACTGGCGGGTCAACGAGAATGCGAACGTGAACTACTCCCTCGGTGGGCTCATCCTTCACAACTCGGGGAGTATCACGGCCAATTACTGGCTCAAGAAGGTCTATCCTCCCGAGATCGCAGAGGCGCACATCAACGGAGACTTCCACATCCACGACCTCTCCATGTTCTCCGGCTACTGTGCGGGGTGGTCGCTCAGGCAGCTCATCGAGGAGGGGCTCGGTGGTGTCGAGGGAAAGGTCTCCTCCAAGCCGGCGAAGCACCTCTTCACCCTGGTACAGCAGATCGTCAACTTCCTCGGGATCATGCAGAACGAGTGGGCCGGGGCGCAGGCCTTCTCGAGCTTCGACACCTATCTGGCCCCCTTCGTGAAGGTGGACAGGCTCGGCTACGAGGAGGTGAAACAGGCGGTCCAGAGCTTCGTCTTCGGCGTGAACACGCCCTCTCGGTGGGGCAGCCAGGCGCCGTTCACCAACATCACCCTGGACTGGGTGGTACCGGAGGACCTCAAGGACATGCCCGCGATCGTGGGGGGGAAGCCCCAGGATTTCACCTACGGCGAGTGCCAGGAGGAGATGGACATGATCAACCGGGCCTTCCTCGAGGTGATGCTCGAGGGAGACGCCAACGGCAGGGGGTTCGCCTATCCCATTCCCACCTACAACATCACGCGGGACTTCGACTGGGACAGCGAGAACGCCGCCCTGCTCTTCGATATGACGGGCAAGTACGGGACGCCCTATTTCCAGAACTTCATCAACTCCGACCTCAAGCCAGGAGACGTGCGGTCCATGTGCTGCAGGCTCCAGCTCGACAAGCGGGAGCTGAGGAAGCGGGGCGGCGGGCTCTTCGGCTCCGACGAGTTCACCGGGTCCATCGGGGTGGTGACCATCAACCTCCCCCGCATCGGGTATCTCTCGGACTCGCGGACCGAGTTCTTCAGACGGCTCAACCACCTCATGGACCTCGCCGCCGAATCGCTCACCATCAAGCGCAAGGTCATCACCCGGCTCCTGGAGGCGGGACTCTTCCCCTACACCAAACGCTACCTCAAGCACTTCAACAACCACTTCTCCACCATAGGGCTCGTGGGCATGAACGAGTGCCTGCTCAACTTCATGGGCAAGGACATCACCACGCCCGAGGGGAGGGCCTTCGCCCTCGAGGTGCTCCAGCACATGCGCCGCAGGCTCCAGGACTACCAGGAGGACACCGGCGACCTGTTCAACCTGGAGGCCACCCCGGCCGAGAGCACGAGCTACCGCCTCGCCCGGCACGATAAGGAGCACTACCCCGACATCATCACCGCAGGGGAGGAGGAACCGTACTACACCAACTCCACCCAGCTCCCGGTGGACTACACGGCAGACATCTTCGACGCCCTCGACCTCCAGGAGGAGCTCCAGATCCAGTACACCGGGGGTACGGTGTTCCACGCCTTCGTGGGCGAGGCCATCGACGACTGGCGGGTGGTGCGCGACCTGGTGAAGGCCATCGCAGGAACCTACCGCATCCCCTACTTCACCATCACCCCCACCTTCTCGGTGTGTCCGGTGCACGGGTACCTGAAGGGGGAGGTCCGCTACTGCCCGCACTGCGAACGCGAGGAGCGGGAGCGCATCCTCGCCAGGATCCAGGAACTGGAACAGGAAAAGGGACGGCTCCAGGCCGCACTGTAA
- the nrdR gene encoding transcriptional regulator NrdR, which translates to MKCPHCGSTDDKVIETRTLAGGESIRRRRQCLACGYRFTSYERIEEKPLMVIKKSGRREPFERTKIEKGILRAVEKLPVSGKTIEEMVNRIEERAALYDPVAREIPTSVLGDMVLEELRGLDFVAYIRFASVYKNFRDLKAFLEEIGHIQKTNNVTR; encoded by the coding sequence ATGAAATGTCCTCACTGCGGGAGCACCGACGACAAGGTGATCGAGACGCGCACCCTCGCAGGCGGGGAGAGCATCCGGAGGAGACGGCAGTGCCTCGCGTGCGGATATCGCTTCACCTCGTACGAACGGATCGAGGAGAAACCCCTCATGGTCATCAAGAAGTCGGGGAGGAGGGAGCCCTTCGAGCGTACCAAGATCGAGAAGGGCATCCTGAGGGCGGTGGAGAAGCTCCCCGTCTCGGGCAAGACGATCGAGGAGATGGTGAACCGCATCGAGGAGCGCGCCGCGCTCTACGATCCTGTGGCGCGGGAGATCCCCACCTCGGTCCTGGGGGACATGGTGCTCGAGGAGCTGAGGGGACTCGATTTCGTTGCCTACATCAGGTTCGCCTCCGTGTACAAGAACTTCAGGGACCTCAAGGCGTTCCTGGAGGAGATAGGACACATCCAGAAAACCAACAACGTGACACGCTAA